The region ATATTATGGCTGATCTAACAACCAAATTTGCAGGACTAGAACTCAAAAACCCGCTTATAGTAGGCAGCTCCGGACTAACTGACAATATAAGTAAAATAAAAGATATCGCCGCACAGGGAGCTGGTGCAGTTATTCTCAAAAGCCTTTTTGAGGAACAAATTTCTTACGAAGCACAAAATACCATAGCCAGCAATGAAGCTAACGAGTACCCCGAAGCCGCTGACTACATAAAAGAATACACAAAGGACAACAGCCTGAGTGATTACCTCAACCTCATTCGTCAGGCGAAAAAAGAAGTTGATATTCCCATAATTGCCAGCATTAACTGTATTACTGTTTCAGAATGGATTAGCTTTGCTAAATCTATACAGGAAGCAGGAGCCGACGCGCTTGAGGTAAACGTATTTATACTTCCGATGGATCGCAACCAAAAATCGGAAAACTATGAAATGGTATATCACGATCTGTTTCAAAAAATACGGGATAAAATCACCATACCGGTAATATTCAAAATCTCGCAGCAATTCACCAACCTTCTGGGTGTTTTAAACCGGTTCAATGCCGACGGCGTAAATGGTGTTACACTTTTCAATCGATTTTATGAGCCCGATATTGACATAGAAAACCTCACACTCAAAAGTGCCGAAGTTTTCTCAAACCCATCAGATCTCAGAAAAGTACTTCGCTGGGTCGCTATTGCCAGCGGAAAAATCCATGGACTCGACATTTCAGCATCAACAGGTGTGCATGATGGCAATGCAATGATAAAACTTCTCCTTGGAGGCTCAACTACTGTGCAGGTTTGTTCAAGCATTTATAAAAATGGAACCGGAATTATTCCTGATATGATTAAAGAGCTTAATCAGTGGATGGATAATAAAGGATTTGAAAACATAAAAGCCTTCCGTGGCAAATTAAATTATGATAAATTTGAGAACCCGGAAATGTACGAAAGATCGCAGTTCATGAAATACTTCTCGAATCACGTATAATTTTAAAATTACAAAATAAAAATCCTCCAGCCGGAGG is a window of Salinivirga cyanobacteriivorans DNA encoding:
- a CDS encoding dihydroorotate dehydrogenase-like protein — its product is MADLTTKFAGLELKNPLIVGSSGLTDNISKIKDIAAQGAGAVILKSLFEEQISYEAQNTIASNEANEYPEAADYIKEYTKDNSLSDYLNLIRQAKKEVDIPIIASINCITVSEWISFAKSIQEAGADALEVNVFILPMDRNQKSENYEMVYHDLFQKIRDKITIPVIFKISQQFTNLLGVLNRFNADGVNGVTLFNRFYEPDIDIENLTLKSAEVFSNPSDLRKVLRWVAIASGKIHGLDISASTGVHDGNAMIKLLLGGSTTVQVCSSIYKNGTGIIPDMIKELNQWMDNKGFENIKAFRGKLNYDKFENPEMYERSQFMKYFSNHV